Proteins from a single region of Synchiropus splendidus isolate RoL2022-P1 chromosome 3, RoL_Sspl_1.0, whole genome shotgun sequence:
- the LOC128755947 gene encoding uncharacterized protein LOC128755947, which yields MIFLLPCVSGRTQKQLLECMGTAEKKFSQSDRCYSQSDYDRQCRSSPDLLTDVSKELYEHNPFPRSSRAFVVQSEDEQDPYRRCFEDIRINGGAKYSRSAADVTQRPHGFARVTPLSQHLHASPPPSKARSSSTSVVDDLRGRIGAQRQAQRLAGVYGNRSRRRANPQPHPDAVQQLVLLYPNSPTRQYHPTLPTFPMAAVPPITRHPYLSDFVEVSSLERFPPPRRPEYIAVEGVSRPAYYPLGQDSPNLSPLRRNLRPTGSGTFALPRFYHNGARFWAAGQTEAGHYSDDSSFLPGLPRRAASQQDVKFHFARSTNPTFNAASEFRPLGYYPHLTRPARPTYLPLNSSPQPERPTSVCMMAGTTRSYSDSEPEVFYPYYCQPPPQGRKMGSAGIARMRFSSGSLQLDEEEEDEEEKGKDQATRDPSRDEDEHEKESKGPKKLTKVTL from the exons ATGATATTCCTGTTACCTTGTGTCAGTGGGCGAACGCAGAAGCAGCTCCTGGAGTGTATGGGCACAGCAGAGAAGAAGTTTTCACAGTCTGACAG GTGCTACAGTCAGTCTGACTACGACAGACAGTGCCGATCTTCTCCAGATCTCCTCACTGACGTGTCTAAAGAA CTTTACGAACACAACCCATTCCCACGGTCCAGTCGTGCCTTCGTGGTCCAGAGCGAGGATGAGCAGGACCCGTATCGCCGCTGCTTCGAAGACATCCGAATAAATGGAGGCGCTAAATACAGCCGATCAGCTGCCGATGTCACCCAGAGGCCACACGGCTTTGCTCGAGTCACACCTCTCTCACAGCATCTTCACGCTTCCCCGCCTCCCTCCAAGGCTCGATCATCCTCCACATCCGTGGTGGACGACCTGAGAGGAAGGATAGGAGCACAGCGCCAGGCTCAAAGGCTGGCTGGTGTTTACGGCAACCGTTCCAGACGCAGAGCAAATCCTCAGCCACACCCAGACGCTGTACAGCAGCTGGTTCTTCTCTACCCTAACAGCCCGACCCGTCAGTACCATCCCACCCTCCCAACGTTCCCGATGGCAGCAGTGCCTCCGATCACCCGACACCCCTACCTGTCAGACTTTGTTGAAGTGTCCTCACTGGAGCGCTTTCCACCACCAAGGCGACCTGAATATATAGCTGTGGAGGGAGTTTCACGGCCCGCCTACTACCCACTGGGCCAAGACTCGCCAAACTTATCACCACTGAGAAGGAACCTGCGGCCAACGGGTTCAGGCACCTTCGCCTTGCCAAGATTTTACCACAATGGGGCCAGGTTCTGGGCCGCTGGACAAACAGAGGCGGGGCATTATAGCGACGACTCTAGCTTCCTGCCAGGTCTGCCACGTCGAGCAGCCAGCCAACAGGATGTCAAATTCCACTTCGCGAGAAGCACGAATCCCACCTTCAACGCTGCTTCAGAATTCAGACCTCTTGGCTACTATCCCCACCTTACCCGCCCTGCAAGACCAACCTATCTACCACTGAACTCATCGCCCCAGCCAGAGCGTCCCACGTCCGTGTGCATGATGGCTGGCACAACGAGAAGCTACAGTGATTCAGAACCAGAAGTTTTCTACCCGTATTATTGCCAACCGCCTCCACAAGGGAGAAAGATGGGATCTGCCGGAATAGCCAGGATGAGGTTTTCCTCTGGAAGCCTTCAActagatgaagaggaggaagatgaagaagagaagggCAAGGACCAAGCAACCAGAGACCCAAGTAGAGATGAGGACGAACATGAAAAGGAGTCAAAAGGACCAAAAAAGTTAACTAAAGTCACATTATAG
- the LOC128756017 gene encoding FERM domain-containing protein 7-like, which yields MEEHHRGLPSIRTKSRVSKETKLRLRVIFLDESERTFEVEHKVLGCDFYNKVCGHLKLLEKEYFGLEFRHHSGSYVWLELLKPLAKQIKYSSDLFFRFIVKFFPPDPGQLKRGLTRYLFALQIKQDLSNGSLTCNDNSAALLVSHILQSEIGDYDDDLDCQHLEMKHYVPNQEYLDHKIIKFHKKHRGVSPAHADIQLLEVARKLDMYGIRPHPAHDGEDMRINLAVTHSGVLVFQGNTKINTFSWAKIRKLSFKRKHFLIKLHDKVGELGKDVLEFSMASRDVCKSFWKMCVEYHAFFRLAEEPEATNRTLLSCKGSRFRYR from the exons ATGGAGGAGCATCATCGAGGACTCCCCAGCATCAGAACTAAGTCACGGGTCTCGAAGGAAACTAAGCTGCGGCTGCGGGTGATCTTTTTGGACGAGAGTGAGAGAACTTTTGAGGTGGAG CACAAAGTTCTGGGCTGTGACTTCTACAACAAAGTGTGCGGTCAtctgaagctgctggagaaggagtATTTTGGGCTGGAGTTCAGGCACCACAGCGGCAGCTAC GTTTGGCTGGAGCTGCTGAAGCCACTCGCCAAACAAATCAAGT ACAGCAGTGATTTATTCTTCAGGTTCATAGTCAAGTTCTTCCCTCCAGACCCTGGACAACTGAAGCGAGGTCTGACCAG gtacCTTTTTGCCTTACAGATAAAGCAGGATTTGTCCAACGGCAGTCTGACTTGTAATGACAACAGCGCCGCCCTGCTGGTCTCACACATTCTGCAAT CAGAAATAGGCGATTACGACGATGACCTGGACTGTCAACATTTAGAGATGAAGCACTACGTTCCAAACCAGGAGTATCTCGACCACAAGATCATTAAATTCCACAAGAAACACAG AGGAGTGTCTCCTGCTCATGCAGACatccagctgctggaggtggCACGCAAACTGGACATGTACGGTATCAGACCTCACCCAGCTCATGATGGGGAGGATATGAGGATTAACCTGGCCGTCACCCACTCCGGAGTCCTGGTCTTTCAG GGAAACACCAAGATCAACACCTTCAGCTGGGCCAAGATCCGCAAGCTGAGCTTCAAACGCAAACACTTCCTGATCAAGCTTCATGACAAAGTCGGG GAACTGGGCAAAGACGTCCTGGAGTTCTCGATGGCCAGTCGAGATGTCTGCAAGTCCTTCTGGAAGATGTGTGTCGAGTATCACGCCTTCTTCAGACTGGCCGAGGAACCGGAGGCGACGAACCGAACACTGCTCTCCTGCAAGGGTTCAAGATTCAGATACAGGTGA